One Pyrofollis japonicus DNA window includes the following coding sequences:
- a CDS encoding ABC transporter permease, which produces MKPGFADLVRAEFYAYTRFYKNNRVFLFMAFVWPYLLVLVLLGLGYLFGSPEIYARRMGVRNPVFFIASASSVAMSSLIIVEDVAGYTIYNRWNGTLPYILLTPTTMAKQLLAASLPSTLLSPAVTLTAILPVAVYYEGLRGAAIVASLYGVIVLGMLPLAGLAVLIAGLVLIVREESNIASSLSPFLLLVSGIFYPVTVLPEILQVVSEAVPLRYVVEFARALASHGAASSLFYAVYVLTLMAFAYNIVAAPMLSRIEEKVKQRGID; this is translated from the coding sequence GTGAAGCCTGGATTCGCGGACCTTGTGAGGGCGGAGTTCTATGCCTATACGAGGTTCTACAAGAATAACCGCGTATTCTTGTTCATGGCGTTTGTCTGGCCTTATCTACTAGTCCTGGTCTTGCTCGGACTCGGCTATCTCTTCGGGAGCCCCGAGATCTATGCTCGGAGAATGGGTGTCAGAAACCCAGTCTTCTTCATAGCCTCTGCGAGCAGCGTTGCTATGAGCTCACTCATAATAGTAGAAGACGTGGCTGGCTACACCATCTATAATAGGTGGAACGGGACCCTGCCCTACATACTCCTCACCCCAACCACTATGGCTAAGCAGTTGCTTGCTGCAAGCCTCCCCTCAACACTCCTCTCCCCCGCGGTGACGCTGACAGCGATACTGCCCGTAGCCGTCTACTACGAGGGCCTTCGGGGCGCAGCAATAGTGGCCTCACTCTACGGCGTCATCGTGCTTGGTATGCTTCCTCTGGCAGGGCTGGCTGTCCTCATAGCCGGCCTCGTGCTGATCGTGAGGGAGGAGAGCAATATTGCTAGCAGTCTCTCGCCGTTCCTACTACTTGTCTCCGGCATATTCTACCCCGTAACCGTGCTTCCAGAGATACTGCAGGTTGTCTCGGAGGCTGTGCCGCTGAGATACGTTGTAGAGTTTGCGAGAGCGCTGGCCTCCCACGGGGCTGCATCAAGCCTCTTCTACGCTGTATACGTCTTAACACTCATGGCTTTTGCCTACAACATTGTAGCTGCTCCAATGCTTTCAAGGATAGAGGAGAAGGTGAAGCAGCGTGGCATCGACTAG
- a CDS encoding ABC transporter ATP-binding protein: MAPCRPAETEEGLVRAVHDFFQARCLGIQEGVLMEWAIEAKGLVKRYYTSERRGFLRRKRRVVEALRGVSFRAPWGRVFGLLGPNGAGKTTTVKILTTLLLPDEGEAFVAGYNVIEEAVEVRKHIGVVLSVERGFFWKLTGRENLRYFAMLRGLKGRELEERVEHVLRLVGLTELGAADKLYEEYSLGMKARLSLARALVHDPPVLILDEPTLGLDPPSARRIRRLVQSLAREQGKAVLLTTHNMFEAEIVCDTVAIISRGRIVAQGSPEELKALVAKEVPIVVKFREQRATGREAGELAALLSSKLGVRGVNVTEEGDGRFVARILAHSGEEEEVLSRSISILSSLGYVVVGVEVSKPSLEDVFIALTGGEEK; encoded by the coding sequence TTGGCGCCCTGCAGGCCCGCCGAGACCGAGGAAGGCCTCGTACGGGCTGTGCACGATTTCTTCCAAGCGCGTTGCCTTGGTATCCAAGAGGGCGTGCTCATGGAGTGGGCGATTGAGGCAAAGGGGCTCGTTAAGCGCTACTATACTTCTGAGAGGCGCGGCTTCCTTAGACGTAAGCGTAGGGTTGTTGAGGCTCTCCGTGGCGTCAGCTTCCGGGCTCCATGGGGCCGTGTCTTCGGGTTGTTGGGACCCAATGGTGCCGGCAAGACCACGACTGTGAAGATACTTACTACCTTGTTGCTGCCAGACGAGGGGGAAGCGTTCGTCGCTGGCTACAATGTTATTGAGGAGGCTGTTGAGGTTCGTAAACACATAGGTGTTGTTCTCAGTGTTGAGCGGGGCTTCTTCTGGAAGCTTACTGGGCGGGAGAACCTTCGCTACTTCGCTATGCTTCGTGGCCTGAAGGGCCGCGAGCTTGAGGAGAGGGTTGAGCATGTTCTAAGGCTTGTTGGTTTGACCGAGCTAGGTGCTGCTGATAAGCTCTATGAGGAGTACTCGCTGGGCATGAAGGCTAGGCTCTCTCTTGCAAGGGCGCTTGTACATGATCCCCCAGTGCTTATTCTTGATGAGCCAACCCTTGGCCTCGACCCGCCCTCTGCTAGGAGGATTAGGCGCCTAGTTCAGAGCCTTGCAAGGGAGCAGGGGAAGGCCGTGCTGCTTACGACGCATAACATGTTTGAGGCAGAGATAGTGTGTGATACTGTTGCGATAATTTCGCGTGGCAGGATTGTCGCGCAGGGCTCTCCGGAGGAGCTGAAGGCGCTGGTTGCTAAAGAAGTCCCTATTGTGGTCAAGTTCCGGGAGCAGAGGGCCACGGGCAGGGAAGCAGGGGAGCTAGCAGCCCTCTTGTCGAGTAAGCTAGGCGTTAGAGGGGTCAACGTTACGGAGGAGGGTGATGGGCGCTTTGTCGCAAGGATTCTTGCACATAGTGGTGAGGAGGAAGAGGTGCTCTCACGCTCGATAAGCATCCTAAGCAGTCTCGGCTACGTGGTGGTCGGCGTTGAGGTCTCTAAGCCAAGCCTCGAGGACGTGTTCATAGCGCTTACGGGCGGGGAGGAGAAGTGA
- a CDS encoding (Fe-S)-binding protein — translation MVLDARDVISMIKSNMEEKGLPLPIDKSVIYEWSKGLDLPKSGDYLLYTGGLYQLLPYIESLVNQLEKVEKSKAGGLALRFAKKVMKIVDVSKLVSKPDKEVKEYADKVLKSITILLKEAGISFYYDPELDGYSGALLYDMGLVKSFKRHAENVYRLLNEKGVKRVITIDPHTTHMLRSVYPKVVPGYNLEVKSYLELLAERTDSLRFRGGSAGPVVIHDPCLYARFENVLEEPRKLLSAAGYEVREPRRSGKLTYCCGGPVESLAPTLSKKIASNRIEELKEYASTVATLCPICFANLHRVAPSNVRVVDISILLVERLETHGS, via the coding sequence TTGGTTCTTGACGCGAGAGACGTAATCAGCATGATTAAGTCCAACATGGAGGAGAAGGGGCTCCCACTACCCATCGACAAGAGCGTTATCTACGAATGGTCTAAGGGGCTTGACCTCCCCAAGAGCGGTGACTATCTCCTCTATACTGGTGGTCTTTACCAGCTCCTGCCATACATCGAGAGCCTTGTCAACCAGCTCGAAAAGGTTGAGAAGAGCAAGGCTGGTGGCCTCGCCCTACGCTTCGCCAAGAAGGTTATGAAGATAGTTGATGTATCGAAGCTTGTTAGTAAGCCGGATAAGGAGGTCAAAGAATACGCTGACAAGGTCCTCAAGAGCATCACTATATTGTTGAAGGAGGCTGGCATAAGCTTCTACTATGATCCGGAGCTCGACGGGTATAGCGGTGCCCTTCTCTACGACATGGGTCTCGTGAAGAGCTTTAAGCGTCACGCCGAGAACGTGTACAGGCTCCTCAACGAGAAAGGCGTGAAAAGAGTAATCACTATCGATCCGCACACAACCCATATGCTGAGAAGTGTCTACCCCAAAGTTGTTCCCGGTTACAACCTTGAGGTCAAATCCTACCTCGAGCTTCTAGCCGAGAGGACTGATTCGCTAAGATTCCGCGGCGGGAGTGCCGGTCCAGTAGTGATCCACGATCCATGCCTCTATGCGCGCTTCGAGAACGTCCTAGAAGAGCCTAGGAAGCTGCTCAGCGCCGCTGGCTACGAGGTAAGAGAGCCCAGGAGGAGCGGGAAGCTGACTTATTGCTGCGGGGGCCCCGTGGAGTCCCTCGCGCCGACTCTCTCCAAGAAGATAGCCAGTAACCGCATAGAGGAACTCAAAGAATATGCTAGTACTGTTGCAACTCTTTGCCCCATTTGTTTTGCGAATCTTCACCGCGTAGCTCCCAGCAATGTACGCGTAGTCGATATATCAATCCTCCTAGTAGAGAGGCTTGAGACTCATGGGAGTTAA
- a CDS encoding LUD domain-containing protein yields MGVKQITYKEALEEIYRGLSDEEFQRGLRIGVGNAEGKFLKILEAHPELRELAALVEDAKKKVIANLEHYIDMAMESLRKVHAKPYFAHTAEEAREIVLKIVGRGKTIVFSKSMVAEEIGLQHFLEESGNEVWETDTGEFLIRLAGSKPMHTTAPAIHLSRQKAIELLRKKLGIKLPDNAMHEEIVGAIRRFLREKFAKADIGISGGNALAADTGSIVLVENEGNIRLVTGYPPVHIAVISVEKLFPSLQIALAAAIVQAAWAGLYPPTYLNVISGPSSTSDIERKRVYGAHGPQEVHVVLVDNGRVAASKHPVLSGQLKCIKCGRCQWECPVWQQTANLWGGPVYGGPMGMGWTAITLGIKEAAELSMLCLGCGRCDEVCPVHVPLSSIIHWLKQQYTGEGEKE; encoded by the coding sequence ATGGGAGTTAAGCAGATCACGTACAAGGAGGCACTTGAGGAGATTTACCGAGGACTCAGCGACGAGGAGTTCCAGCGCGGGCTGCGCATAGGCGTTGGAAACGCTGAGGGGAAGTTCCTCAAGATCCTAGAGGCTCATCCTGAGCTACGGGAGCTGGCTGCCCTAGTGGAGGACGCTAAGAAGAAGGTTATCGCCAACCTCGAGCACTACATCGATATGGCTATGGAGTCTCTGAGAAAGGTTCACGCTAAACCCTACTTCGCCCACACCGCGGAGGAAGCCAGGGAGATAGTGCTGAAGATCGTGGGCAGGGGTAAAACGATCGTCTTCTCGAAGAGCATGGTTGCCGAGGAGATAGGGCTACAGCACTTCCTAGAGGAGAGTGGTAACGAGGTATGGGAGACCGATACCGGTGAGTTCCTCATAAGGCTTGCAGGAAGCAAGCCCATGCACACCACTGCGCCGGCAATACACTTGTCTAGGCAGAAGGCGATAGAGCTGCTGAGGAAGAAGCTCGGGATAAAGCTCCCAGACAACGCTATGCACGAGGAGATAGTTGGCGCGATAAGGAGGTTCCTACGAGAGAAGTTCGCGAAGGCGGACATCGGTATCAGTGGAGGCAACGCGCTCGCAGCCGACACTGGGTCAATCGTGCTGGTTGAGAACGAGGGCAACATACGCCTCGTGACAGGGTACCCGCCCGTACACATCGCGGTCATTAGTGTTGAGAAGCTGTTCCCGAGCCTCCAGATAGCACTCGCAGCCGCAATAGTGCAGGCCGCGTGGGCAGGCCTCTACCCGCCAACCTATCTCAACGTGATAAGTGGGCCAAGCTCTACCTCGGATATCGAGAGGAAGCGTGTCTACGGCGCACACGGCCCCCAAGAGGTACACGTAGTCCTAGTCGATAACGGCAGAGTAGCTGCCTCTAAGCACCCAGTTCTCTCCGGCCAGCTCAAGTGCATTAAGTGTGGCAGGTGCCAGTGGGAGTGCCCCGTGTGGCAACAGACAGCCAACCTGTGGGGAGGCCCAGTCTATGGCGGTCCAATGGGGATGGGGTGGACAGCGATAACGCTCGGAATAAAGGAGGCAGCCGAGCTCAGCATGCTCTGCCTAGGCTGCGGCCGCTGCGACGAGGTGTGCCCAGTCCACGTCCCCTTGTCAAGCATTATTCACTGGCTTAAGCAACAATACACCGGCGAAGGAGAAAAAGAATAA
- the amrS gene encoding AmmeMemoRadiSam system radical SAM enzyme: MTISTHKERKKNEEELLKKPYVREAMLWEPVEYHGKKGYVKCNLCARRCIIAPGRYGVCGVRKNINGKLYTLVYGLLTAMNIDPIEKKPLFHFEPGSGVLSISTVGCNFFCQFCQNWEISQSRLEKGLYGRYVPPEKVVEAALEYGADGIAYTYNEPTIFFEYMYDVARLAKQKGLFNVMVTNGYMTPEAIRTLGNNMDGVTVDFKGGGNPEFYRKFMGVPDPSPIYEALLEMKKQGWFIEITNLVVPKYGDKEEDVRKLARWIVENLGPETPFHLLRFHPDYRLMNLPPTPVETLEKLAKVAKEEGLHYVYIGNVWGHPLENTYCPKCGYPVIERRGFAIVAWRLTKDNRCPRCGHKINIRGRFHGGVADIMPIIF, encoded by the coding sequence ATGACCATTAGCACCCACAAGGAGAGGAAGAAGAACGAAGAGGAGCTTCTCAAGAAGCCGTATGTGCGAGAGGCCATGCTCTGGGAGCCAGTAGAGTACCACGGTAAGAAAGGCTATGTGAAGTGCAACCTGTGCGCCAGGCGCTGCATCATAGCTCCTGGGCGCTACGGTGTATGCGGGGTAAGGAAGAACATCAATGGTAAGCTCTACACGCTTGTCTACGGCCTATTAACTGCCATGAATATTGACCCTATCGAGAAGAAGCCCCTCTTCCACTTCGAGCCGGGCAGTGGCGTGCTCTCAATAAGCACTGTTGGCTGTAACTTCTTCTGCCAGTTCTGCCAGAACTGGGAGATAAGCCAGTCTAGGCTCGAGAAGGGCCTCTATGGCCGCTACGTGCCGCCCGAGAAGGTTGTAGAGGCGGCGCTCGAGTACGGCGCCGACGGCATAGCCTACACCTACAACGAGCCAACGATATTCTTCGAGTACATGTACGATGTAGCAAGGCTTGCTAAACAGAAAGGCCTCTTCAACGTCATGGTCACGAATGGCTACATGACACCGGAGGCTATAAGGACCCTCGGGAACAACATGGATGGGGTAACGGTTGACTTCAAGGGAGGCGGTAACCCAGAGTTCTACCGGAAATTCATGGGCGTCCCCGACCCCTCTCCCATATACGAGGCGTTGCTAGAGATGAAGAAGCAGGGATGGTTCATAGAGATAACCAATCTGGTTGTACCGAAGTATGGTGACAAAGAGGAGGATGTCCGAAAGCTGGCCCGCTGGATAGTAGAGAACCTCGGCCCCGAGACGCCTTTCCACCTTCTACGCTTCCACCCAGATTACCGGCTCATGAATCTCCCGCCGACGCCGGTCGAGACGCTTGAGAAGCTTGCCAAGGTTGCTAAGGAGGAGGGGCTACACTATGTCTACATAGGCAATGTCTGGGGCCATCCCTTGGAGAACACGTATTGCCCTAAGTGCGGATACCCTGTGATAGAGCGTAGGGGCTTCGCGATAGTAGCCTGGAGGCTTACGAAGGATAATCGTTGCCCGCGGTGCGGCCACAAGATAAACATAAGGGGCAGATTCCACGGCGGAGTAGCAGATATAATGCCGATAATATTCTAG
- a CDS encoding TIM barrel protein, giving the protein MILFDWGTYNALSTLVKAATLGMKLTEIPPYDFSRKSRRLEYFQQYREIASKAFTTITAHAPYYNVVSTVPEVYERSKKALVAAAKKAREAGAEIFNLHLGWRAWMDHRDIEQAAEVVKAILTEVPDIVVTLETMYSRRMLGTFEDIKAIMEAVGSDRVQVSTQLENVFMLETGASEHGNFEAANRSVDTAFWRKVLEKTLQLSTKYLSLRFSQVVGFALGRRVLKKRVPLGKGYPDLDPLAKALAEFMVHEVHEKQLELRMHLIYTGPPETKYRDTIMLYARVMSEVVPHLH; this is encoded by the coding sequence ATGATACTATTTGACTGGGGTACGTATAACGCTCTCTCAACACTCGTGAAGGCCGCTACGCTGGGAATGAAGCTGACAGAGATACCTCCCTACGACTTCTCCCGTAAGAGCAGGAGGCTGGAATACTTCCAGCAGTATAGAGAGATAGCCTCCAAGGCGTTCACCACGATAACGGCACACGCACCATATTATAACGTTGTGTCAACCGTGCCAGAGGTGTATGAGAGGAGCAAGAAGGCCCTCGTAGCCGCTGCCAAGAAGGCCCGGGAGGCCGGGGCCGAGATATTCAACCTCCACCTTGGCTGGAGGGCGTGGATGGATCACCGCGACATCGAGCAGGCGGCAGAGGTCGTTAAGGCTATCCTCACCGAGGTCCCCGACATAGTTGTGACACTGGAGACCATGTATTCGAGGAGGATGCTCGGCACTTTCGAGGACATAAAGGCGATAATGGAGGCTGTTGGCAGCGACAGAGTGCAGGTATCCACGCAGCTAGAGAACGTATTCATGCTTGAGACCGGGGCTTCTGAGCACGGCAACTTTGAGGCTGCTAACCGCTCAGTCGATACAGCATTCTGGAGGAAAGTATTGGAGAAAACATTGCAGCTGAGCACCAAGTACTTGTCGCTTAGGTTCTCCCAGGTAGTGGGCTTCGCACTAGGCCGCAGAGTTCTAAAGAAGCGTGTGCCGCTGGGGAAGGGCTACCCAGACCTCGACCCCTTGGCGAAGGCGCTGGCAGAGTTCATGGTCCACGAGGTTCACGAGAAGCAGCTAGAGCTAAGGATGCATCTAATATACACGGGTCCCCCTGAAACCAAGTACCGCGACACCATAATGCTCTACGCGAGGGTTATGAGCGAAGTTGTTCCTCACCTACACTGA
- a CDS encoding potassium channel family protein, whose protein sequence is MVIPIIFETLERLRRILGRRLSRNRFLLVALFFISMWLLSAVLFYYAEHVVGKKPVDFPTSLYWSLITMATVGYGDVVPSTGLGRIVAGATAVLGIVAYTLTVSVIADAFLERSMRKAMGLAPLKKKQVLVIGDDETCLDLIDELIANGLGDVVGWMTPNQPKTQPPVDFMVGDPLSPQDLSKAGIKDANHVILCLIDDAKVLHTALLVKKLNKTAKIHAIVRSSETAELLKEAGVSTVLSVRVLGRAIASAIFEPSVVYFIDEAVSVKGAADVTEVEARGFVGMSLAEAQKRLSEVDKEYRYQVLGIVRGNDLILAPDPGEKIREGDRLLVLRVKKSAASIKLQY, encoded by the coding sequence ATGGTTATCCCGATAATATTTGAGACGCTGGAGAGGCTTCGAAGAATCCTTGGCCGCCGCCTGAGCCGTAACCGGTTTCTCCTAGTCGCCTTGTTCTTTATCTCCATGTGGCTGCTCTCTGCCGTACTCTTCTACTACGCCGAACACGTTGTAGGCAAGAAGCCGGTCGATTTCCCTACTTCTCTCTACTGGAGCCTCATAACAATGGCGACGGTGGGCTACGGCGACGTCGTGCCATCGACGGGTCTTGGACGCATAGTCGCTGGGGCTACCGCGGTTCTAGGAATAGTGGCTTACACGTTAACGGTATCAGTTATAGCTGATGCATTCCTTGAGAGAAGTATGAGGAAGGCGATGGGATTGGCGCCTCTAAAGAAGAAGCAAGTACTCGTAATAGGTGACGATGAGACTTGCCTCGACCTCATAGACGAGCTTATAGCTAATGGGCTCGGCGACGTAGTTGGCTGGATGACGCCGAACCAGCCGAAGACACAGCCCCCGGTAGACTTCATGGTTGGAGATCCGCTGAGCCCGCAAGATCTATCAAAAGCCGGGATAAAGGATGCAAACCACGTAATTCTCTGCCTAATCGATGACGCTAAGGTTCTGCACACTGCACTCTTGGTGAAAAAGCTGAACAAGACTGCAAAGATACACGCCATAGTACGTAGCTCTGAGACGGCTGAGCTGCTGAAGGAGGCTGGCGTCTCAACCGTCCTCTCGGTAAGAGTTCTGGGTAGGGCGATTGCATCCGCGATCTTCGAGCCCAGCGTGGTATACTTTATCGATGAAGCAGTATCGGTTAAGGGAGCTGCTGATGTAACCGAGGTGGAAGCCAGAGGCTTCGTCGGTATGAGCCTTGCCGAGGCGCAGAAGAGGCTAAGCGAAGTAGACAAGGAGTACCGCTACCAAGTACTGGGTATAGTCCGAGGCAACGATCTCATACTTGCACCGGATCCCGGGGAGAAAATCAGGGAAGGCGACCGGCTCCTAGTTCTCCGTGTCAAGAAGTCCGCCGCCTCAATAAAGCTACAATACTAG
- a CDS encoding AAA family ATPase, whose amino-acid sequence MTERSSLAAVKRLSNTVLAEVSKVVYGLGEQAKIIVASLIVGGHVLVEGVPGVAKTTLAKAIASSLDLSFKRIQFTPDLLPSDIIGTMVFDQRSGEFRLRKGPIFANIVLADEINRASPRTQSALLEAMQEKQVSIEGNTLKLPEPFMVIATQNPIELEGTFPLPEAQLDRFLVKVVIHRPPRDVLKQVLRSVRVIEEWPVKPVAGARDVLAAREAVWSVEVSEPVLDYIVDLVEATHEEQGVELGASPRAAIALQQLARVLAAMDGRDYVIPDDVKYAARYVLPHRVILRPEAEAEGLTPERVIENVLSRVRVPVP is encoded by the coding sequence ATGACAGAGAGGAGTAGCCTTGCGGCTGTAAAGAGGCTAAGTAACACCGTCCTCGCCGAGGTATCGAAGGTCGTCTACGGCCTCGGGGAGCAGGCTAAGATCATAGTGGCGTCGCTCATAGTTGGCGGCCACGTACTAGTTGAGGGCGTGCCCGGTGTTGCTAAGACGACGCTCGCAAAGGCTATCGCGTCCTCCCTTGATCTCAGCTTTAAGCGTATACAGTTCACCCCGGACCTCCTCCCAAGCGACATAATAGGTACAATGGTGTTTGACCAGAGGAGCGGCGAGTTCAGGCTCCGGAAGGGCCCTATTTTCGCAAACATCGTGCTGGCTGACGAGATTAACCGTGCTTCTCCTAGAACCCAGTCAGCCCTCTTAGAGGCGATGCAGGAGAAGCAGGTAAGCATTGAGGGCAATACGTTGAAGCTACCAGAACCCTTCATGGTTATTGCGACGCAGAACCCTATTGAGCTTGAGGGAACATTTCCTCTACCTGAAGCACAGCTTGACAGGTTCCTAGTCAAGGTCGTAATACATAGGCCTCCGCGAGACGTGCTTAAGCAAGTGCTGCGCAGTGTACGTGTAATAGAGGAGTGGCCCGTTAAGCCCGTGGCTGGCGCAAGGGATGTCTTGGCTGCCCGCGAGGCCGTCTGGAGCGTGGAGGTCTCTGAACCCGTTCTCGACTATATCGTAGACCTCGTTGAGGCTACTCACGAGGAGCAGGGAGTAGAGCTCGGAGCGAGCCCACGTGCAGCCATAGCTCTCCAGCAGCTTGCGAGAGTGCTGGCAGCAATGGATGGCCGCGACTACGTTATCCCCGACGACGTGAAGTACGCTGCTCGCTATGTTTTACCGCATAGAGTCATACTGAGGCCAGAGGCAGAGGCAGAGGGGCTTACACCCGAGAGAGTCATTGAAAACGTATTGTCAAGAGTAAGGGTCCCAGTGCCATAG
- a CDS encoding DEAD/DEAH box helicase, with translation MARAPRVRQKPRKYQLEAYEWAYRVRRGVVVLPTGTGKTLVAVMWAKRLIEEGKARRVLFLEPTRFLVEQVARYVRWVSDLPAEPVHGAVPRHERERRWRSSVVVATPEIVISDWELVEKNRVDAVVVDECHHTTGKDAYKEVMQRLSSTEYRLGLSAFIPRHRRREIEETIGEIREWSWSSPEVAPYIPPWIGEVYEAFLNEAEKKLYDALEELGNTVAGRLRGLVRNALRWFVRDGALALRESASKETLLARMLDKVRDLIFDPGVRPSHKAEPFRRVLRDHEGYFSKTIVFIDRVVVAEYACSVAQELGYGCVLIRGRMRGTELREALERAAAPETRVVVSTSAGEEGVDLPEADLLVMWSITASPLRFIQRHGRVLRAREESPRKPRIVVYIVTLDTIDVDSFVDAIETAKKIGIDIPVDEETVESLWRRTTRSRIVSVLEGNPMPLELLAEATGMPRDRLERDLQRLMQHGEVLYIYTGIGKIYAYSGDIEILEERFKEYLEPEEGVKAKAKYLALGSKTWSRAVSGDYARLYQRLSRIVEEKPLQRLIISLEVRLPSGLVKLVNLQYNFLIDNEDKLRLVLRNALAAPKIVKELGTIPA, from the coding sequence TTGGCCAGGGCTCCAAGGGTTCGCCAGAAGCCTAGGAAGTACCAGCTAGAGGCGTATGAGTGGGCCTACCGGGTTCGTCGCGGGGTCGTTGTACTGCCTACGGGTACTGGGAAGACCCTTGTCGCCGTGATGTGGGCTAAGAGGCTTATAGAGGAGGGCAAGGCTAGGCGTGTCCTCTTCCTCGAGCCTACTCGGTTCCTCGTGGAGCAGGTTGCGAGGTATGTTCGCTGGGTCTCGGATCTGCCTGCTGAGCCCGTTCACGGCGCTGTTCCGAGGCACGAGAGGGAGCGTAGGTGGAGGAGTAGCGTTGTTGTAGCGACGCCGGAGATTGTTATCAGTGACTGGGAACTCGTAGAGAAGAACAGGGTTGACGCTGTAGTAGTTGATGAATGTCACCACACGACGGGCAAGGATGCGTACAAGGAGGTTATGCAGAGGCTCTCCAGTACAGAGTACCGTCTTGGGCTCTCCGCGTTCATACCTAGGCACCGTCGCCGAGAAATAGAGGAGACGATTGGGGAGATAAGGGAGTGGAGCTGGAGTAGCCCCGAAGTAGCCCCCTATATACCGCCATGGATAGGCGAGGTATACGAGGCCTTTCTCAACGAGGCCGAGAAGAAGCTGTACGATGCGTTAGAGGAGCTAGGGAACACTGTTGCTGGCAGGCTTCGCGGCCTCGTAAGGAACGCTCTACGCTGGTTCGTTAGGGACGGTGCACTCGCGCTCCGGGAGAGCGCGTCAAAGGAGACGCTACTGGCGAGAATGCTGGACAAGGTACGGGACCTTATCTTTGACCCCGGAGTGAGGCCCAGCCATAAGGCGGAGCCGTTTCGCAGAGTGCTTAGAGACCATGAGGGATACTTCTCGAAGACAATAGTCTTCATAGACCGCGTTGTGGTCGCTGAGTATGCGTGCAGCGTCGCCCAGGAGCTAGGGTATGGCTGTGTCCTGATACGTGGCAGGATGAGGGGCACAGAGCTCCGAGAAGCCTTGGAGAGGGCTGCTGCGCCGGAGACGAGGGTAGTGGTATCCACGTCGGCGGGCGAGGAGGGGGTTGACCTTCCGGAGGCAGACCTCCTCGTCATGTGGAGTATAACTGCCTCTCCTCTACGCTTTATCCAGAGGCATGGAAGGGTTCTGAGGGCTCGAGAAGAGTCCCCTCGGAAGCCTAGAATAGTCGTGTACATAGTCACGCTAGACACTATTGATGTCGATAGCTTTGTCGACGCCATAGAGACTGCGAAGAAGATAGGCATCGACATACCCGTGGATGAGGAGACCGTTGAGTCGCTTTGGCGCAGGACCACGAGGAGCAGGATAGTATCTGTTCTCGAGGGCAACCCTATGCCTCTGGAGCTATTGGCCGAGGCTACTGGGATGCCCCGGGACCGGCTCGAGAGGGATCTGCAGAGGCTAATGCAGCACGGCGAAGTACTATACATCTACACTGGCATAGGCAAGATATACGCGTATAGCGGCGACATAGAGATCCTCGAGGAGAGGTTCAAGGAGTACCTTGAGCCCGAGGAAGGAGTAAAAGCTAAGGCAAAATACCTAGCACTAGGCTCCAAGACGTGGAGCCGAGCAGTAAGCGGAGACTATGCACGCCTCTACCAGAGGCTCTCAAGAATAGTAGAGGAGAAGCCCTTGCAGAGACTGATAATAAGCCTCGAGGTCCGGTTGCCGAGCGGGCTCGTTAAGCTGGTAAACCTACAATACAACTTCCTTATAGATAACGAGGATAAGCTTAGGCTTGTGCTCCGCAACGCGCTGGCCGCGCCAAAAATAGTGAAAGAACTTGGCACCATACCTGCATAG
- a CDS encoding ABC transporter permease: MASTRLARLKAILYLHALRTWRYKYSFINSSINMLLWITILILGVIMFVPSEELGSVVPNLFWGIVVWNMISYTVIYVAGWTTWFLVATGLIEEHILHNTRLSMLLMGRLITVAAELAIAVPLVYAVLGSIAGHQHLITNPLLLVYGAAAAEAMALGYALTISALGLRLNIPGTLLDVVNFLLFIIGGIAAPIVRLPEPLRIVAILTPYSHAAEVVRYAATGTRPYLGLWVEIVVSGVLAAALLTTGIIVYRLVEDRYIRRYGVRGLGRM; the protein is encoded by the coding sequence GTGGCATCGACTAGGCTGGCGAGGCTCAAAGCCATATTATACCTCCACGCGTTGAGGACCTGGCGCTACAAGTACAGCTTCATAAACTCGTCGATAAACATGCTTCTCTGGATAACCATACTAATCCTAGGCGTCATAATGTTCGTGCCGAGCGAGGAACTTGGCAGCGTCGTCCCCAACCTGTTCTGGGGAATAGTGGTCTGGAACATGATAAGCTACACAGTGATATACGTTGCGGGATGGACCACGTGGTTCCTCGTAGCCACAGGCCTCATAGAGGAACACATCCTCCACAACACACGGCTATCTATGCTCCTTATGGGCCGCCTGATAACTGTGGCAGCAGAGCTAGCCATAGCAGTGCCACTAGTCTACGCAGTACTGGGATCCATAGCGGGGCACCAGCACCTCATCACGAACCCCTTGCTACTCGTCTACGGCGCAGCCGCGGCAGAGGCAATGGCACTGGGCTACGCCCTCACCATATCCGCGCTGGGCCTACGCCTAAACATTCCAGGAACCCTGCTCGACGTCGTCAACTTCCTGCTCTTCATTATAGGCGGCATAGCTGCCCCGATAGTACGGCTACCAGAACCCCTCCGAATAGTGGCGATACTGACTCCGTACTCCCATGCAGCCGAGGTCGTGAGGTACGCGGCCACCGGTACGAGGCCGTACCTCGGGCTATGGGTGGAAATAGTTGTGTCCGGTGTCCTAGCCGCAGCCTTGCTCACCACCGGGATCATTGTCTACAGGCTCGTTGAGGACAGGTACATAAGGCGCTACGGGGTCCGGGGCCTAGGAAGAATGTAG